A stretch of the Neptunomonas phycophila genome encodes the following:
- a CDS encoding glycerophosphodiester phosphodiesterase family protein, giving the protein MKATILPLCASVIATLLSIPTLAAHHETAQKVTNVQVGPRPYFLVADMDEGPLKDKLASCANSPMQSSDFSIGHRGAPMQFPEHTKESYEAAARMGAGIIECDVTFTSDQALVCRHSQCDLHTTTNILETPLASKCSVPFQPAQFGSDGKMTQAANVQCCTSDITLAEFKTLKGKMDAGNPNARTIAEYLDATPNWRTDRYSSQGSLMTHAQSIELFKSLGVKMTPELKSASVDMPFNGFTQEAYAQKMLDEYKAAGVDPSDVWPQSFNLDDVKYWIKNEPEFAKQGVYLDDRYDIEGFDFRNPDSWSPSMEELVESGVAVIAPPLWMLVDVENDSDGKAVIVPSTYAKAAKDTGLKIIAWSLERSGQLTEGGGWYYSSLNTINPNTQVNNPIAINNEGDVMTLVDVLAQDVGVIGIFSDWPATVTYYASCMNK; this is encoded by the coding sequence ATGAAAGCTACTATTTTACCCTTATGCGCCTCGGTCATTGCGACTTTGTTGAGTATTCCTACTCTGGCTGCCCACCACGAAACCGCTCAAAAAGTAACTAATGTACAGGTAGGGCCACGCCCTTATTTTTTAGTTGCTGATATGGATGAAGGACCTCTCAAGGATAAACTGGCGTCCTGTGCTAATAGTCCGATGCAATCGAGTGATTTTTCCATTGGACATCGCGGTGCACCAATGCAGTTTCCCGAGCACACAAAAGAGTCTTACGAAGCGGCCGCTCGAATGGGAGCAGGAATTATAGAATGTGATGTCACGTTCACCAGCGACCAAGCACTGGTGTGCCGTCATTCACAATGCGACCTTCACACCACCACCAACATTCTAGAAACGCCTCTTGCAAGCAAGTGCTCTGTGCCGTTTCAACCCGCGCAATTTGGTAGCGACGGTAAGATGACTCAAGCGGCAAATGTCCAATGCTGCACGAGTGACATCACTTTGGCTGAATTCAAAACACTCAAAGGGAAAATGGACGCAGGTAATCCTAATGCACGAACAATCGCAGAATATCTAGATGCTACACCAAACTGGCGTACCGACCGCTACAGTAGCCAAGGAAGCTTGATGACGCATGCACAGAGTATAGAGCTCTTTAAATCATTAGGCGTAAAGATGACTCCCGAGCTGAAGTCTGCCAGCGTCGACATGCCATTTAATGGTTTTACTCAAGAAGCATACGCGCAAAAAATGCTCGATGAATACAAAGCCGCAGGTGTCGACCCATCTGACGTTTGGCCTCAATCTTTTAATCTAGATGACGTGAAGTACTGGATTAAAAATGAGCCTGAGTTTGCTAAACAAGGGGTGTACCTAGATGATCGCTATGATATCGAAGGCTTTGACTTTCGAAACCCAGATAGCTGGTCTCCGTCCATGGAGGAGTTGGTAGAATCAGGTGTTGCCGTCATTGCCCCCCCATTATGGATGCTAGTTGATGTCGAAAATGACAGCGACGGCAAAGCGGTCATTGTACCGTCAACATACGCCAAGGCGGCGAAAGACACAGGCTTAAAAATTATTGCCTGGTCACTTGAACGCTCCGGTCAACTTACCGAAGGTGGTGGTTGGTACTACAGCTCGCTTAATACCATTAACCCTAATACTCAAGTCAACAATCCAATCGCCATTAACAATGAAGGCGATGTAATGACATTAGTCGATGTGCTTGCACAAGACGTTGGGGTTATCGGAATTTTCTCCGACTGGCCTGCAACAGTCACCTATTATGCAAGCTGCATGAACAAATAA
- a CDS encoding Fic family protein, with amino-acid sequence MASLSLDMVEIQHTLENVQQQYYSIITMLDARIAPMDDLVIDNLLAGYELIDQFVNEGIDLFSLGYSTHILEINNTVLFGPANGKDRQHYTQQLKASEKYFYEKSSGGIQDLIEYHQQTHFSDAFTEAAAVYIRTLAQPQLFVEGNHRTGVLLMSYILLRNGFPPFVLSADNAKHYFEAPPISKIKRHSLTMLIKRSQLNRFIASLLKKEASKAHHYFLDKSKATHMTDKKGRFYG; translated from the coding sequence ATGGCCTCCCTTTCACTAGACATGGTAGAGATTCAACATACGCTGGAGAATGTCCAGCAACAATACTACTCGATCATTACCATGCTGGACGCTCGAATAGCGCCCATGGATGACCTAGTTATAGACAACTTATTAGCCGGATATGAACTAATTGACCAGTTTGTTAACGAAGGTATCGACCTATTTTCATTGGGTTATTCAACACATATTTTAGAGATCAATAATACGGTCCTATTTGGTCCCGCAAACGGCAAAGATCGTCAACATTACACCCAGCAACTTAAAGCAAGTGAAAAATATTTCTATGAAAAGTCGAGCGGTGGCATTCAAGACCTTATCGAATATCACCAGCAAACCCACTTTAGTGATGCGTTTACGGAAGCCGCTGCCGTGTATATTCGAACCCTTGCACAGCCTCAGCTATTTGTAGAAGGCAATCATAGGACTGGGGTACTGCTGATGAGCTATATATTGCTACGCAATGGATTCCCTCCCTTTGTCTTATCTGCAGACAATGCAAAGCACTACTTCGAAGCGCCGCCTATCAGTAAGATAAAACGGCACAGCCTCACTATGCTGATCAAGCGCTCACAACTTAACCGTTTTATTGCCTCATTATTGAAAAAAGAAGCATCTAAAGCCCACCATTATTTTTTGGATAAATCCAAAGCAACGCACATGACGGATAAGAAGGGACGTTTTTATGGATAA